In Nasonia vitripennis strain AsymCx chromosome 2, Nvit_psr_1.1, whole genome shotgun sequence, a genomic segment contains:
- the LOC100680197 gene encoding myb-like protein Q isoform X5: MVELLLVEEAAGEQRRAAGMYATAESHHHSSISSTMLEPVTRLQSPSGFTSALRDIPSFNCSVQPNRSLPLRPAPPVPRRKLFAAPTTAASFALHQKLKKQSANGVTSLNEENGKSLEENNDQQENTEKRNEEEKELEVNGVEQNNNGFVGQSEYNKNSRFNGQSTASTGQQSTPVQLETAEPSNGISAETEPPRARIIEDVVVPCSTSSAESPSQLKMVPPLRLKKIVSQPDSLAVAQYPPTPQQQHHQQHHHHQQHHQQHQQQRNELEDGQQDSSKYCIVTPTREESGSMGGERGAGGCEAKSIEITIPSVPELGIKETRTDRISLPQESTPSKPFIVNYILGKDSETQCSDKSAVVARRDTPPQGSKSETPLDVPRTMLQQQKPVTNGFATIIRDIEAHNQSNERRASNAALPIPTTSPGEHAAGTSNHQQAKSVIVEPCTRTPSEPPPLTSSVEMSPSSKHFSIEELTGQKKAATSEPSPAADPSSPVVRPSAYPAQARAPPNSPREALIASSVPGAWAADQQQHARSSVVATEMTQYSRSSVTVTDVTHRARSSVATTEISHQHQQQQHKVQQQQGGPGEAQVARDERRPLNLAVKATKRPPSTDAPLQPEKEEKKKRRRVSDVTPNHWATSYAQGIKTRIVSTPTAAPVLAREHYIHHPQLQQPAQLYPYVQEATLWSPVEIISESQRQAKHYAEQYQRALAHQEYLLRLQDNTMASEQAKVLPKQVQAIHRMKPLLPATEALEQAALNVKNADQQAKAQAQAQALALAQAQVQSASTSHHEQSQVQQPRILGEQFPTLGNWAAGLMKQKQVVDGAAAATTTPAMKKEVERTTPMVDTRPGYYQSTNPSIYKSSSEIAAVAVAAGNYAGSGSVHGRWPPSDQQQQQQQQQQQQQQAAAAAAAQRSPFQQVQHPGTPSLPRRQTYYPPIAPTTIALSYPAPKFSVSEAPAAKSKPEPGLFDWSCWNEGPSRDLYERSTQFLAHNAHHPYTVSRLPINSLEAAVFAHASSQHQQQQQQQQQQQQQRMPPLIPLVTSNGTFLERYYSPPEAAAAVAAGSPRLPSSMPYANYSRRGNLVSVDYATLSPEQSSYAKLLGVKAVNREIQQQQQQQQQQQQQQQQQRTAQQHQRQQELKSATSEVSRSQYPAGSIYAHSMTPNSRSTSVIGTSISTPSTIYSPLSSPPTSRQPQSSQLQSQQPSPSSSKSGGTAYERECPTPNLGEANRVSSSSLQRIQGTRCSYCGAPGSRFECLGCETTFYCNENCQAQHWAVHATQCPKIMPRLKKVG, encoded by the exons CAGAATCGCACCATCACAGCAGCATCAGTTCGACTATGCTGGAACCTGTCACGCGATTACAATCTCCCAGTGGCTTCACCTCAGCTCTACGCGACATACCCTCCTTCAACTGCTCAGTCCAGCCTAACCGATCGCTGCCTCTGCGGCCAGCACCACCGGTACCACGTCGCAAGCTCTTCGCTGCTCCTACTACTGCTGCTTCATTTGCCCTCCACCAAAAACTCAAGAAACAGTCCGCCAATGGCGTCACATCCCTCAACGAGGAAAACGGCAAATCTCTGGAAGAAAATAACGACCAGCAGGAGAATACAGAGAAAAGAAACGAAGAGGAAAAGGAGTTGGAGGTTAATGGAGTGGAGCAGAACAATAATGGATTCGTCGGACAGAGCGAATACAATA AGAACAGCCGATTCAACGGCCAGAGCACAGCGTCGACGGGACAGCAATCGACGCCGGTCCAGTTGGAGACGGCAGAGCCGAGTAATGGCATCTCAGCCGAGACGGAGCCGCCCCGGGCGCGAATCATCGAGGACGTCGTCGTCCCCTGTAGTACCAGCAGCGCCGAGTCGCCCAGTCAGCTCAAGATGGTACCGCCGCTGAGACTGAAGAAAATCGTCAGCCAACCGGACAGCCTCGCCGTGGCGCAGTACCCGCCGAcgccccagcagcagcaccaccagcagcaccaccaccaccagcagcaccaccagcagcaccagcagcagagGAACGAGCTCGAGGACGGCCAGCAGGACAGCTCCAAGTACTGCATCGTGACGCCCACGAGGGAGGAGAGCGGCAGCATGGGCGGCGAGAGGGGTGCCGGGGGCTGCGAGGCCAAGAGCATCGAGATCACGATACCCTCCGTGCCGGAGCTCGGCATCAAGGAGACCAGGACCGACAGGATCAGTCTGCCGCAGGAGAGCACGCCCTCGAAGCCGTTCATCGTCAACTACATCCTCGGCAAGGACTC CGAGACCCAATGCTCGGACAAGTCGGCAGTGGTCGCGAGGAGGGATACACCGCCGCAGGGTAGTAAGAGCGAAACTCCTCTGGATGTCCCGAGGACgatgctgcagcagcagaaacCTGTGACCAACGGATTCGCCACGATTATTCGAGACATCGAGGCGCACAACCAGAGCAACGAGAGGCGGGCCAGCAACGCTGCGCTGCCGATTCCGACGACTTCGCCCGGTGAACACGCCGCTGGCACG AGTAATCACCAGCAGGCCAAATCTGTGATCGTCGAGCCGTGCACCCGAACGCCTTCGGAACCACCGCCTCTGACATCCTCGGTCGAAATGTCACCAAGTTCTAAACACTTCTCGATAGAAGAACTGACGGGTCAAAAGAAGGCTGCGACGAGCGAACCATCTCCAGCAGCGGACCCGTCCTCGCCGGTTGTCCGACCCTCTGCCTACCCTGCCCAGGCCAGGGCCCCACCTAACAGCCCGAGAGAAGCACTGATAGCCTCGAGCGTCCCCGGGGCCTGGGCTGCtgatcagcagcagcacgcgAGGAGCAGCGTTGTAGCGACCGAAATGACTCAGTACTCGAGAAGCAGCGTTACTGTGACCGACGTGACCCACCGCGCGAGAAGCAGCGTCGCCACGACCGAGATATCCCATCAgcatcaacagcagcagcacaagGTGCAACAACAGCAGGGAGGTCCAGGCGAGGCGCAGGTGGCCAGGGACGAGCGACGACCCCTGAATCTGGCGGTCAAGGCGACCAAGAGGCCACCTTCCACGGATGCACCTTTGCAACCCGAgaaagaggagaagaagaagcggcgACGTG ttTCAGACGTAACGCCGAATCACTGGGCAACCAGCTACGCCCAGGGTATCAAAACCCGAATTGTTTCAACGCCCACAGCAGCACCGGTACTCGCTCGGGAGCACTATATCCACCACCCACAACTCCAGCAACCAGCTCAGCTTTATCCATACGTGCAGGAGGCGACTTTGTGGAGTCCCGTGGAGATAATTTCTGAGAGTCAGCGACAGGCAAAACACTATGCCGAGCAGTATCAAAGAGCTCTTGCTCATCAAGAGTACTTACTGAGGCTGCAAGACAATACTATGGCATCCGAGCAG GCCAAAGTTTTACCGAAGCAGGTGCAGGCAATCCACCGTATGAAGCCATTATTGCCAGCAACCGAGGCTCTGGAACAAGCAGCCCTGAATGTAAAGAACGCGGATCAACAAGCCAAGGCTCAGGCTCAAGCTCAAGCTCTAGCTCTAGCTCAAGCTCAAGTTCAATCAGCTTCGACCTCGCATCACGAGCAATCGCAGGTCCAACAGCCCAGAATTTTGGGCGAGCAGTTTCCGACTCTGGGCAATTGGGCGGCCGGGCTCATGAAACAAAAGCAGGTCGTGGATGGAGCTGCAGCTGCTACTACTACCCCGGCCATGAAAAAAGAGGTCGAGAGGACGACTCCCATGGTCGATACTCGACCGGGCTACTATCAG TCGACTAATCCAAGCATCTACAAGTCATCGAGCGAAATAGCAGCAGTCGCAGTGGCAGCGGGGAATTACGCAGGAAGTGGAAGCGTGCACGGAAGATGGCCTCCGTCggatcagcagcagcagcagcagcagcagcaacaacagcaacaacaggcagccgctgccgccgctgcgcaGCGATCGCCCTTTCAGCAAGTGCAACATCCTGGCACGCCGTCCCTGCCACGACGACAAACCTACTACCCGCCGATTGCACCCACTACCATTGCTCTCTCGTATCCTGCTCCTAAATTCTCGGTGAGTGAAGCACCTGCAGCTAAATCTAAACCTGAGCCTGGGCTGTTCGATTGGAGCTGTTGGAATGAAGGACCGAGT agaGACCTTTATGAGAGATCTACTCAATTCCTGGCCCACAACGCGCATCATCCGTACACGGTATCTAGACTGCCCATCAATTCTTTGGAAGCCGCGGTATTTGCCCACGCCAGCAGTcaacatcaacaacaacaacagcagcagcagcaacagcaacaacaacggaTGCCACCCCTTATTCCACTGGTCACTAGTAATGGGACTTTTTTGGAACGGTACTACTCTCCTCCGGAAGCGGCGGCTGCAGTGGCTGCTGGTAGTCCTAGGTTACCGTCGTCTATGCCCTATGCGAATTACAGTCGCAGAGGCAACCTAGTGAGCGTGGACTATGCGACATTAAGTCCGGAACAAAGCTCCTATGCCAAACTTCTCGGTGTCAAGGCAGTGAACAGGGAAatacaacaacagcagcagcagcaacaacagcaacagcaacagcagcagcagcaaaggACCGCCCAGCAACATCAGAGACAGCAGGAGTTGAAGAGTGCGACTTCCGAGGTATCCAGAAGTCAGTATCCGGCGGGGAGTATATACGCACACAGCATGACGCCCAACTCCAGGAGCACATCAGTCATAG GCACCAGCATATCGACGCCCAGCACGATCTACTCGCCATTAAGTAGCCCACCGACTTCTCGCCAGCCGCAGTCGTCGCAACTTCAATCCCAGCAACCGTCACCTTCGTCATCTAAATCCGGAGGAACTGCATACGAGCGCGAGTGCCCAACACCTAATCTAGGCGAAGCGAATCGCGTCTCGTCCAGCAGTCTGCAAAGGATACAAGGCACGCGCTGTTCGTACTGTGGCGCTCCGGGTTCGCGTTTCGAGTGTCTCGGTTGCGAGACAACGTTTTACTGCAATGAGAACTGCCAAGCTCAGCACTGGGCTGTCCACGCCACGCAATGTCCTAAAATTATGCCCAGGCTCAAGAAAGTCGGCTGA
- the LOC100680197 gene encoding nuclear factor of activated T-cells 5 isoform X3, producing MVELLLVEEAAGEQRRAAGMYATAESHHHSSISSTMLEPVTRLQSPSGFTSALRDIPSFNCSVQPNRSLPLRPAPPVPRRKLFAAPTTAASFALHQKLKKQSANGVTSLNEENGKSLEENNDQQENTEKRNEEEKELEVNGVEQNNNGFVGQSEYNKNSRFNGQSTASTGQQSTPVQLETAEPSNGISAETEPPRARIIEDVVVPCSTSSAESPSQLKMVPPLRLKKIVSQPDSLAVAQYPPTPQQQHHQQHHHHQQHHQQHQQQRNELEDGQQDSSKYCIVTPTREESGSMGGERGAGGCEAKSIEITIPSVPELGIKETRTDRISLPQESTPSKPFIVNYILGKDSQYSALVPASVHIPAMTPTPPGNPDPGGQQPKPNSSPSELSMPLLSNTEEVNDVLIVEQPEESCSPSSTSSGSSSISLSEKKREWFGRRQMLRESFRELRAKAIDSRQKICASSMLLPEDSPQQAHFQEIIDGCDRQINHFSNLLRKLNEAKDSLKFERFCEETEASSRTALGLTPKDEDRNDCALQQPDTTLDDTRRVYGSVISETQCSDKSAVVARRDTPPQGSKSETPLDVPRTMLQQQKPVTNGFATIIRDIEAHNQSNERRASNAALPIPTTSPGEHAAGTSNHQQAKSVIVEPCTRTPSEPPPLTSSVEMSPSSKHFSIEELTGQKKAATSEPSPAADPSSPVVRPSAYPAQARAPPNSPREALIASSVPGAWAADQQQHARSSVVATEMTQYSRSSVTVTDVTHRARSSVATTEISHQHQQQQHKVQQQQGGPGEAQVARDERRPLNLAVKATKRPPSTDAPLQPEKEEKKKRRRVSDVTPNHWATSYAQGIKTRIVSTPTAAPVLAREHYIHHPQLQQPAQLYPYVQEATLWSPVEIISESQRQAKHYAEQYQRALAHQEYLLRLQDNTMASEQAKVLPKQVQAIHRMKPLLPATEALEQAALNVKNADQQAKAQAQAQALALAQAQVQSASTSHHEQSQVQQPRILGEQFPTLGNWAAGLMKQKQVVDGAAAATTTPAMKKEVERTTPMVDTRPGYYQSTNPSIYKSSSEIAAVAVAAGNYAGSGSVHGRWPPSDQQQQQQQQQQQQQQAAAAAAAQRSPFQQVQHPGTPSLPRRQTYYPPIAPTTIALSYPAPKFSRDLYERSTQFLAHNAHHPYTVSRLPINSLEAAVFAHASSQHQQQQQQQQQQQQQRMPPLIPLVTSNGTFLERYYSPPEAAAAVAAGSPRLPSSMPYANYSRRGNLVSVDYATLSPEQSSYAKLLGVKAVNREIQQQQQQQQQQQQQQQQQRTAQQHQRQQELKSATSEVSRSQYPAGSIYAHSMTPNSRSTSVIGTSISTPSTIYSPLSSPPTSRQPQSSQLQSQQPSPSSSKSGGTAYERECPTPNLGEANRVSSSSLQRIQGTRCSYCGAPGSRFECLGCETTFYCNENCQAQHWAVHATQCPKIMPRLKKVG from the exons CAGAATCGCACCATCACAGCAGCATCAGTTCGACTATGCTGGAACCTGTCACGCGATTACAATCTCCCAGTGGCTTCACCTCAGCTCTACGCGACATACCCTCCTTCAACTGCTCAGTCCAGCCTAACCGATCGCTGCCTCTGCGGCCAGCACCACCGGTACCACGTCGCAAGCTCTTCGCTGCTCCTACTACTGCTGCTTCATTTGCCCTCCACCAAAAACTCAAGAAACAGTCCGCCAATGGCGTCACATCCCTCAACGAGGAAAACGGCAAATCTCTGGAAGAAAATAACGACCAGCAGGAGAATACAGAGAAAAGAAACGAAGAGGAAAAGGAGTTGGAGGTTAATGGAGTGGAGCAGAACAATAATGGATTCGTCGGACAGAGCGAATACAATA AGAACAGCCGATTCAACGGCCAGAGCACAGCGTCGACGGGACAGCAATCGACGCCGGTCCAGTTGGAGACGGCAGAGCCGAGTAATGGCATCTCAGCCGAGACGGAGCCGCCCCGGGCGCGAATCATCGAGGACGTCGTCGTCCCCTGTAGTACCAGCAGCGCCGAGTCGCCCAGTCAGCTCAAGATGGTACCGCCGCTGAGACTGAAGAAAATCGTCAGCCAACCGGACAGCCTCGCCGTGGCGCAGTACCCGCCGAcgccccagcagcagcaccaccagcagcaccaccaccaccagcagcaccaccagcagcaccagcagcagagGAACGAGCTCGAGGACGGCCAGCAGGACAGCTCCAAGTACTGCATCGTGACGCCCACGAGGGAGGAGAGCGGCAGCATGGGCGGCGAGAGGGGTGCCGGGGGCTGCGAGGCCAAGAGCATCGAGATCACGATACCCTCCGTGCCGGAGCTCGGCATCAAGGAGACCAGGACCGACAGGATCAGTCTGCCGCAGGAGAGCACGCCCTCGAAGCCGTTCATCGTCAACTACATCCTCGGCAAGGACTC CCAATATTCGGCGCTCGTCCCCGCGAGCGTGCACATCCCGGCGATGACGCCCACACCGCCCGGCAATCCGGATCCAGGAGGTCAGCAGCCAAAGCCCAACTCCTCTCCGAGCGAGCTGTCGATGCCGCTGCTGAGCAACACGGAGGAGGTCAACGACGTGCTGATCGTCGAGCAGCCCGAAGAGTCCTGCAGTcccagcagcaccagcagcggcagcagcagcatcagcctCAGCGAGAAGAAGCGCGAATGGTTCGGCAGGCGACAGATGCTGCGCGAGAGCTTCAGAGAGCTCAGGGCCAAGGCCATCGACTCGCGGCAGAAGATCTGCGCCTCGAGCATGCTGCTGCCCGAGGACAGCCCTCAGCAGGCTCACTTCCAGGAGATCATAGACGGCTGCGACAGGCAGATCAACCACTTCTCGAACCTGCTGAGGAAGCTCAACGAGGCCAAGGACTCGCTCAAGTTCGAGAGGTTCTGCGAGGAGACGGAGGCGAGCTCGAGGACGGCCTTAGGACTGACGCCCAAGGACGAGGACAGGAACGATTGCGCTCTGCAACAGCCGGACACGACGCTCGATGACACCAGGCGGGTGTACGGCTCGGTTATTAG CGAGACCCAATGCTCGGACAAGTCGGCAGTGGTCGCGAGGAGGGATACACCGCCGCAGGGTAGTAAGAGCGAAACTCCTCTGGATGTCCCGAGGACgatgctgcagcagcagaaacCTGTGACCAACGGATTCGCCACGATTATTCGAGACATCGAGGCGCACAACCAGAGCAACGAGAGGCGGGCCAGCAACGCTGCGCTGCCGATTCCGACGACTTCGCCCGGTGAACACGCCGCTGGCACG AGTAATCACCAGCAGGCCAAATCTGTGATCGTCGAGCCGTGCACCCGAACGCCTTCGGAACCACCGCCTCTGACATCCTCGGTCGAAATGTCACCAAGTTCTAAACACTTCTCGATAGAAGAACTGACGGGTCAAAAGAAGGCTGCGACGAGCGAACCATCTCCAGCAGCGGACCCGTCCTCGCCGGTTGTCCGACCCTCTGCCTACCCTGCCCAGGCCAGGGCCCCACCTAACAGCCCGAGAGAAGCACTGATAGCCTCGAGCGTCCCCGGGGCCTGGGCTGCtgatcagcagcagcacgcgAGGAGCAGCGTTGTAGCGACCGAAATGACTCAGTACTCGAGAAGCAGCGTTACTGTGACCGACGTGACCCACCGCGCGAGAAGCAGCGTCGCCACGACCGAGATATCCCATCAgcatcaacagcagcagcacaagGTGCAACAACAGCAGGGAGGTCCAGGCGAGGCGCAGGTGGCCAGGGACGAGCGACGACCCCTGAATCTGGCGGTCAAGGCGACCAAGAGGCCACCTTCCACGGATGCACCTTTGCAACCCGAgaaagaggagaagaagaagcggcgACGTG ttTCAGACGTAACGCCGAATCACTGGGCAACCAGCTACGCCCAGGGTATCAAAACCCGAATTGTTTCAACGCCCACAGCAGCACCGGTACTCGCTCGGGAGCACTATATCCACCACCCACAACTCCAGCAACCAGCTCAGCTTTATCCATACGTGCAGGAGGCGACTTTGTGGAGTCCCGTGGAGATAATTTCTGAGAGTCAGCGACAGGCAAAACACTATGCCGAGCAGTATCAAAGAGCTCTTGCTCATCAAGAGTACTTACTGAGGCTGCAAGACAATACTATGGCATCCGAGCAG GCCAAAGTTTTACCGAAGCAGGTGCAGGCAATCCACCGTATGAAGCCATTATTGCCAGCAACCGAGGCTCTGGAACAAGCAGCCCTGAATGTAAAGAACGCGGATCAACAAGCCAAGGCTCAGGCTCAAGCTCAAGCTCTAGCTCTAGCTCAAGCTCAAGTTCAATCAGCTTCGACCTCGCATCACGAGCAATCGCAGGTCCAACAGCCCAGAATTTTGGGCGAGCAGTTTCCGACTCTGGGCAATTGGGCGGCCGGGCTCATGAAACAAAAGCAGGTCGTGGATGGAGCTGCAGCTGCTACTACTACCCCGGCCATGAAAAAAGAGGTCGAGAGGACGACTCCCATGGTCGATACTCGACCGGGCTACTATCAG TCGACTAATCCAAGCATCTACAAGTCATCGAGCGAAATAGCAGCAGTCGCAGTGGCAGCGGGGAATTACGCAGGAAGTGGAAGCGTGCACGGAAGATGGCCTCCGTCggatcagcagcagcagcagcagcagcagcaacaacagcaacaacaggcagccgctgccgccgctgcgcaGCGATCGCCCTTTCAGCAAGTGCAACATCCTGGCACGCCGTCCCTGCCACGACGACAAACCTACTACCCGCCGATTGCACCCACTACCATTGCTCTCTCGTATCCTGCTCCTAAATTCTCG agaGACCTTTATGAGAGATCTACTCAATTCCTGGCCCACAACGCGCATCATCCGTACACGGTATCTAGACTGCCCATCAATTCTTTGGAAGCCGCGGTATTTGCCCACGCCAGCAGTcaacatcaacaacaacaacagcagcagcagcaacagcaacaacaacggaTGCCACCCCTTATTCCACTGGTCACTAGTAATGGGACTTTTTTGGAACGGTACTACTCTCCTCCGGAAGCGGCGGCTGCAGTGGCTGCTGGTAGTCCTAGGTTACCGTCGTCTATGCCCTATGCGAATTACAGTCGCAGAGGCAACCTAGTGAGCGTGGACTATGCGACATTAAGTCCGGAACAAAGCTCCTATGCCAAACTTCTCGGTGTCAAGGCAGTGAACAGGGAAatacaacaacagcagcagcagcaacaacagcaacagcaacagcagcagcagcaaaggACCGCCCAGCAACATCAGAGACAGCAGGAGTTGAAGAGTGCGACTTCCGAGGTATCCAGAAGTCAGTATCCGGCGGGGAGTATATACGCACACAGCATGACGCCCAACTCCAGGAGCACATCAGTCATAG GCACCAGCATATCGACGCCCAGCACGATCTACTCGCCATTAAGTAGCCCACCGACTTCTCGCCAGCCGCAGTCGTCGCAACTTCAATCCCAGCAACCGTCACCTTCGTCATCTAAATCCGGAGGAACTGCATACGAGCGCGAGTGCCCAACACCTAATCTAGGCGAAGCGAATCGCGTCTCGTCCAGCAGTCTGCAAAGGATACAAGGCACGCGCTGTTCGTACTGTGGCGCTCCGGGTTCGCGTTTCGAGTGTCTCGGTTGCGAGACAACGTTTTACTGCAATGAGAACTGCCAAGCTCAGCACTGGGCTGTCCACGCCACGCAATGTCCTAAAATTATGCCCAGGCTCAAGAAAGTCGGCTGA